A single window of Candidatus Polarisedimenticolaceae bacterium DNA harbors:
- the rimI gene encoding ribosomal protein S18-alanine N-acetyltransferase has protein sequence MSEDALRVDSMTIAELPDVLAIERASFDTPWTEENFRHEIERNPRAWNVVARRGGTVVGFACAYLVAGELMINDVAVAPIERRSGVGRAIVTHLLDGAKGRRCRRATLEVRPSNVGARRLYEDLGFEAVGRRRGYYSDTGEDAVLMARSL, from the coding sequence GTGAGCGAGGACGCGCTCCGCGTGGACTCGATGACGATTGCGGAGCTTCCCGACGTTCTCGCCATCGAGCGCGCGTCGTTCGACACGCCGTGGACGGAGGAGAACTTCCGCCACGAGATCGAGCGGAACCCGCGCGCGTGGAACGTCGTCGCGCGGCGCGGCGGGACGGTCGTCGGCTTCGCGTGCGCGTACCTCGTCGCCGGCGAGCTCATGATCAACGACGTCGCGGTCGCTCCCATCGAGCGGCGGAGCGGAGTCGGGCGCGCGATCGTCACGCACCTCCTCGACGGGGCCAAGGGCCGGCGATGCCGCCGCGCGACGCTCGAGGTCCGGCCGTCCAACGTGGGAGCAAGGCGGCTCTACGAGGATCTCGGCTTCGAGGCCGTGGGGCGGCGACGTGGCTATTACTCGGACACCGGCGAGGATGCGGTCCTCATGGCGCGCTCGCTCTAG
- the tsaB gene encoding tRNA (adenosine(37)-N6)-threonylcarbamoyltransferase complex dimerization subunit type 1 TsaB encodes MMRLLAIDTSTWWGGAALVETSAGGPRLVAEIGLGVDDSHAAHALAIVEALLSVAGWPKSSLDAYVAARGPGSFTGIRVAMGLARGLGLASGRPCLGVGTLDAMAEAFGPAPHDRVPLLDAGRGEVYGARFDPASTPPCALSEPWVAAPETALDGGASVVFGPGAERHATALRAAGYRDPIGRGATSVAAGAARIAARLRADAGDVDFTPLYVRPPDAKLPRP; translated from the coding sequence ATGATGCGGCTCCTCGCGATCGACACGTCGACCTGGTGGGGCGGCGCGGCGCTCGTCGAGACGTCCGCCGGCGGCCCGCGGCTCGTCGCCGAGATCGGTCTCGGCGTCGACGATTCCCACGCGGCGCACGCGCTCGCGATCGTCGAGGCGCTCCTCTCGGTCGCAGGGTGGCCGAAGAGCTCGCTCGACGCGTACGTCGCCGCTCGAGGGCCGGGCTCGTTCACGGGGATCCGCGTCGCGATGGGATTGGCGCGCGGCCTCGGCCTCGCGTCGGGGCGGCCGTGCCTCGGGGTGGGCACTCTCGACGCGATGGCGGAGGCGTTCGGGCCGGCGCCGCACGACCGCGTCCCGCTCCTCGACGCGGGGCGCGGCGAGGTGTACGGCGCGCGCTTCGACCCCGCCTCGACGCCGCCGTGCGCGCTCTCCGAGCCGTGGGTCGCGGCGCCCGAGACGGCGCTCGACGGCGGCGCCTCCGTGGTGTTCGGGCCGGGGGCGGAGCGCCATGCGACGGCGCTCCGCGCGGCGGGCTATCGCGATCCGATCGGGCGCGGAGCGACCTCCGTGGCCGCAGGCGCAGCACGGATCGCGGCGCGGCTCCGAGCGGATGCCGGCGACGTCGATTTCACCCCTCTCTACGTGCGCCCGCCGGACGCCAAGCTGCCACGCCCGTGA
- a CDS encoding YdcH family protein, translating to METKDQANLHRLVQKHEECEARLAELAARRFPTDEEQYEEATLKKLKLRIKDEMESMKRHG from the coding sequence ATGGAAACCAAGGACCAAGCGAACCTCCACCGCCTCGTCCAGAAGCACGAAGAATGCGAGGCGCGTCTCGCCGAGCTGGCCGCACGGCGCTTCCCGACGGATGAGGAGCAGTACGAAGAGGCGACGCTCAAGAAGCTCAAGCTGAGGATCAAGGACGAGATGGAATCCATGAAGCGTCACGGATGA